The Breoghania sp. L-A4 sequence GCCACCGACGGCACGCCGCGCGAGAGCTTCTGAGCGGTTGGGCGGGCCGCTACCGCCGCAGCAGAAACACGCCCTGTTCGCCGAACAGGTTCCACAGCCACCAAGGCGCGTTGATGGGAATCCGCTGGCCCTTGCCGTTGAGCGCTTCCGCCTTTTCCACCGTGCACTCGACTTCGCGCGTCAGCTCGATGAAATCGCGGATGGTGCAGAAGTGGATGTTCGGCGTGTCGTACCAGGAATAGGGCAGATAGTCGGTCACCGGCATGCGGCCGTGGAACAGCAGATACAGGCGGTTCTGCCAGTAGCCGAAATTCGGAAAGCTGACGATCACGTGGCGGCCGATGCGCAGCAACTGCCGCAGCACCAGGCTCGGATCCATCGTCGCCTGCAGCGTCTGGCTGAGGATCACGTAGTCGAAGGCGTCGTCGGGATAGTCGGCGAGATCGGTGTCGGCATCGCCCTGGATCACCGACAGGCCGCGCGCCACGCATTCGTTAACGCCGGCCTGCGAGATCTCGATGCCGCGCGCGTCCGCGCCCTTGGAGCGCGTCAGGAGCTCCAGCAGCGCGCCGTCGCCGCAGCCGACATCCAGCACCCGGGCGTTGGGCTCGACCAGTTCCGCGATCGCCTTGAGATCGACGCGGGCTTCGGTCATCTGCACGTCGCTCATTGCTGGGCCTCTCCGCCTGTGGGGGGATGGATTCCGCGCGCCCGCGCGGCGCCCGTGAGAAAGCCGCGGATGGTCTTGAACAGTTCCGGCTCGTCGAGCAGGAAGGCGTCATGCCCCCGGTCGCTCTCGATTTCCACGAAGGAAACATTGGCCGCCGCCGCGTTCAGCGCATGCACCACGGCGCGGCTCTCCGATGTCGGAAACAGCCAGTCGGTGGTGAAGGACGCCACGCAGAAGCGCGTCCTCGTGTCCTTGAACGCATGCGCCAGCACGCCGCCGTGATCACCGGCGAGATCGAAATAGTCCATCGCGCGCGTCACATAGAGATAGGAATTGGCGTCGAACCGGTCGACAAAACTCATGCCCTGGTGCCGTAGATAGCTCTCGATCTGGAAATCCGCGTCAAACCCAAAGGTCACATGCTCGCGGTTTTGCAGCGTGCGGCCGAACTTGCTGTGCAGCGACTCGTCGGACATGTAGGTGATGTGCGCGGCCATGCGCGCCACCGCGAGCCCCTTGCTCGGCCGCGTGCCGTGGTTGAGATAGGCGCCGCCGCACCAGTCCGGATCGGCCATCACGGCTTGGCGGCCGACCTCGTGAAAGGCGATGTTCTGCGAGGAGTGGCGCGCGCCGGACGCGATGGGGACGGCGGAAAACACCCGTTCGGGATAGCTCACCGCCCACTGCAGCACCTGCATGCCGCCCATCGATCCGCCGATGACGCAGAACAGCGTGTCGATGCCCAGCGCATCGAGCAGCATCGCCTGGGCGCGCACCGAATCGCCAATGGTCACCAGCGGCAGATCCAGCGCATAGGGCGCGCCGGTGTCCGGGTTCATCGACGCCGGTCCCGTTGTGCCCATGCAGCCGCCGACCACATTGGCGCAGATGACGAAGAAGTGGTCGGTGTCCACCGGCTTGCCCGGCCCCACCATCAGACTCCACCAGCCGGGTTTGCCCGATACCGGATTGGTCGAGGCCACATACTGATCGCCGGTCAGCGCATGACACACCAGCACGGCGTTGGACTTGTCGTCGTTCAGCGTGCCGTAGGTCTGATAGGCGATCTGCCACGGCGCAAAAGCGATGCCGGCGTCCAGCGGCAGCGGCTTGTCCGGGCCGAAGCGCAGCACCGGGCTCGACGGCGTATCGGCTTCGCGCTGCCGCGCCGTGTCGAAACCGCCGCCGGCGTCGTGTTGTGTCATTGCGCGTTCATCCCGGTCGTTCGCTGAGGATCCGCCGTTCGGTCTCCGACAGTCACTATCCGGCCACACCCGAACGCCAGCCGTGTTTCACAACCCGCCAAACCGTGTGGTTGTCCGCCGGATAGGTGGCCGTCAGCTCTGAAAAGCGGGCGTTTAGCTAGGGTTGGGGCTGGCCCCCTGTCAATGTTTCTTTTTGATTTCATGCGGCGGCTTGCCTATGAATGGGCGCCGATGATCGCGAGGTGATCATCTTCTTCGAACTCAACCGGACCAACCCATGACCCATACGCCTGCCGGCGCGCCTCCGACCCAAGCGATTCAGCCCGACGCTCCCGCGCTCGGCGAATTGCGCCAACGCATCGATACGATCGACGAACAGATGCATCGGCTTCTGATCGAACGCTCGGGCATTGTCGACGCGCTGATCAAGGCCAAGGGATCGAGTGCGCGCGGCTCGGCGGAGTCCTCCGGAGCCGCCTTTCGTCCCGGCCGCGAGGCGGACATGATGCGCCGGCTGGTGGAGCGGCACTCCGGCACCCTGCCGATCCTGACGGTCGAGCACATCTGGCGCGAGATCATCTCCACCTTCACCCGGCTGCAGGCTGACTATGTGGTGCATCTGGACGGCAGCGCCGACGCCATCGGCATGCGCGATCTGGCGCGCTTCTATTTCGGCTTTGCGCTCGATCTGATCGACGGCGAGGATGCGGATGCGGTGGTCGCCGCGGTCGCCGGGTCCAACACCGATCTCGGCGTCATCGCCCTGACCGACGTCTCGGCAAGCCCCTGGTGGCGGGCGCTCGGCGGTCCGCAAGGTGATGGCACGAACGCGCCGCGCATCCTGGCGCGACTGCCGTTCCTGCTTGCCGACGGCCGGCCGGCGGACATGCCGGCGCTGGTGGTCTCGCCGCCTGTCAGCGAGCCGGTTGTGCCGGATACACGCATTGTCGCCACGAGCTGGCCCGCGGGCATCGATCCTTCGCGCCCGCTGATGGCCGAGGGCGTCGAGATCATGACGCGCCATATCGGTGCCAACGGCACCTGCGACGCCCTGCTCGCGTGTCCCTCGACGCTCGATGACGCGACGCTTGCCGCGGCGCTCGACGCTGCGGGCGGCAGCCATGGGCCGTTGCGCGACGTTGGCGGCTATGCGACGCCCATCGATCTCGACGACACGATGGACGATGACGAGCTGGACGATACGGATTTCTGAGATCCCGCATTGGCGCGACCGCGCCCTGGAGACAATGCGACATGACGACGATTGACGATGCAGCCGGCGCTCGGCGCCCCACCCCGCGTCCGGGCGTTCTCGAGATCGCGCCCTACGTTCCAGGCAAGCACAAGGGCACCGGCGGCGGCAAGACCTACAAGCTGTCGTCCAACGAGACGCCGCTGGGCACGAGCCCCAGGGCCATCGAGGCCTATGCCGGCCTTGCCCAATCGCTGGAGCTTTATCCCGACGGCGCCTCGACCGCGCTGCGCGCCGCGATCGGCAAGGCGCATGGCCTGGATCCCGAGCGCATCGTCTGCGGCGCCGGCTCCGACGAGATCCTGAGCCTGCTCGCCTACGCCTATCTGCGCGAGGGAGACGAGGCGATCTACACCGAGCACGGGTTCCTGGTCTATCCGATCGCCATCCGGGCGGCGGGTGCGCTGCCGGTGATCGCGCCGGA is a genomic window containing:
- the metW gene encoding methionine biosynthesis protein MetW; this encodes MSDVQMTEARVDLKAIAELVEPNARVLDVGCGDGALLELLTRSKGADARGIEISQAGVNECVARGLSVIQGDADTDLADYPDDAFDYVILSQTLQATMDPSLVLRQLLRIGRHVIVSFPNFGYWQNRLYLLFHGRMPVTDYLPYSWYDTPNIHFCTIRDFIELTREVECTVEKAEALNGKGQRIPINAPWWLWNLFGEQGVFLLRR
- a CDS encoding homoserine O-acetyltransferase, whose translation is MTQHDAGGGFDTARQREADTPSSPVLRFGPDKPLPLDAGIAFAPWQIAYQTYGTLNDDKSNAVLVCHALTGDQYVASTNPVSGKPGWWSLMVGPGKPVDTDHFFVICANVVGGCMGTTGPASMNPDTGAPYALDLPLVTIGDSVRAQAMLLDALGIDTLFCVIGGSMGGMQVLQWAVSYPERVFSAVPIASGARHSSQNIAFHEVGRQAVMADPDWCGGAYLNHGTRPSKGLAVARMAAHITYMSDESLHSKFGRTLQNREHVTFGFDADFQIESYLRHQGMSFVDRFDANSYLYVTRAMDYFDLAGDHGGVLAHAFKDTRTRFCVASFTTDWLFPTSESRAVVHALNAAAANVSFVEIESDRGHDAFLLDEPELFKTIRGFLTGAARARGIHPPTGGEAQQ
- a CDS encoding chorismate mutase, giving the protein MTHTPAGAPPTQAIQPDAPALGELRQRIDTIDEQMHRLLIERSGIVDALIKAKGSSARGSAESSGAAFRPGREADMMRRLVERHSGTLPILTVEHIWREIISTFTRLQADYVVHLDGSADAIGMRDLARFYFGFALDLIDGEDADAVVAAVAGSNTDLGVIALTDVSASPWWRALGGPQGDGTNAPRILARLPFLLADGRPADMPALVVSPPVSEPVVPDTRIVATSWPAGIDPSRPLMAEGVEIMTRHIGANGTCDALLACPSTLDDATLAAALDAAGGSHGPLRDVGGYATPIDLDDTMDDDELDDTDF